CCGCGCGACGAGTTCCCGCTCGCGGTCTTCCGAGATCTTGCGCTGGGATTGGAACTGCTTGTCGATCCGGGTCGCGCTCTCGTAGCGCTCCCGCAGCTGGTTCTCCAAGGAACGGAGCTCGACTTCCTTGGACCCGACCTCCTTCTCCTTGGCGAGGATCTTGGACTCCCAGTCCTTGAGCTCCTTGATCCGGCTCGTCTCCGAGGCGCTGTGCGTCGCCTGGAGCTGCTCGGACCGGAGCTTGAGCTCGGACTCCTTGAGCTCCAGGTCCTTCGCCTGCTTGAGGAGGGCCGTGCGCTTCGCATCCAAGGACTTCTCGGCCTCCTGCACGCGCGCCTCGCGATCCTCGGCCGCCTTGGCCTTCTGCTCCATGGTGCGGCTCTGGGAGGTGATCTCGATGTCCTTCCGCTTGATCTCCTGCTCCCGGGACGAGAACGCGGCCTCGCGGGCGCTGACCTCCGCCTTGAGCTTCTCCGCCTCCTGCTTCGAGGCGGCGACGTCGGCCTCGCGCAAGCGCAGTTCCTCGACCTTGGCCTCGATCTCCGCGCGCGCCGAAGCCGTCTTCCGGTCGAGTTCGCGCAGGTCCTTGGAGGACTTCTCGAGGGAGACCTCCCGCGCCGTCACGTCCCCGGTCTTCGCCTTGATCTCTGCGGCCTGCTCGTCGAGCTCCTGCTGGAGCGCCTCCGTGTGCGCTTCGCGTCCGCGGATGGACCGCTCGCGGTAGTCCAGGGCCTCCCGCTTCTTCTGGAGCTCCTGCTGGAGGAGGGCGACCTTCGTGTTGTCCGCCTTCAGGATCTCGCGCTGGTAGACGCTCGTCGAGGAGGCGATGATATGGAGGAGGGCGCCGGAGAACTCCGTGGTCAGGGCACCCGCGAAGAACACGACGACGGGGAACACGGCGGCCAGGGAAGGGGTCGTCCCGGGCGTGGGAGCGATCCGGATGTTCCCCAGGACGAGGAGGAAGATGGCGATCGGGAGCACGAGGGCGAGGAAGATGCTGCCCGCCTTGCGCGCCCCGAGTCCTTCCCAGGTCATCGCCATGGAGATGATCGTGAGCGGGACGCCCAGGACCGCGAACGGGTAGAGCCAGGGCAGGATCCAGGCGGGCGCGATCTGCCAGGTCTTGAGGAGGATGAAGGCCGCCACGACGAAGAACAGGACCATGCCCAGCGTGCTCGTGACGAAGTGGCGGGAGGCGTACTGCAACCGGTACGGCTCACGCTTCAGCCGGACCGCGTCCACGGAGGTGAACGCGCCTGCCGCCGCGGGGATCAGCAGGAGCGTGAAGTCCGCGTAGCCCCCGGGGAGCATGGGGAACGTGGGGGTGAGGAGCATGGCGACGAGGAGGAAGGCGTCCAGGGCGAACGCGACTGCGGCCACGATCCCGTAGCCGTGGGCATGGCGCCCGAACGTGAGCTGGAGGAGGCCCTGCTGGGCCGCCTGCGCCGCCTGGTTTGGGGTCGCGGGCTTCTGCGCGCGGGGGTGTTCGTAGGTAGGGCGGAAGGCCGGCACGGGCCGCGGCACGGGCTTCGGCTTGGGGGCCGACCGAGCCGTGGACTTCTTGGACTTGGCCATGAAGCTACCTCGTCGTCACTCCCGTCGGCGAGTACATCCGACGAACTTGGGACACCCTATTTAAGTTACTCGGGCCAGATATCTTATCCGATATTCTCGCGGTTGAGAGCATCCGTCGGCCATGCCGTTGGCCCGCCGCGGCGCGAAAGCCGTCGCCGTTAAATCGTGCGGACGCTTCGCCTCCTCGGTGGTCGACACGGTCGAGGTTGGGGACAAGGCACCGGACTTCAAACTCCTTGCGGACGACGGACGCACGGTCTCGCTCACGGATTTCCGAGGCAAGAAGGTCGTCCTGTACTTCTATCCCAAGGACGACACACCGGGTTGCACGGCCGAGGCGTGCAGCTTCCGCGACAACCTCGCCCGCGTGACGTCCAAGGGGGCCGCGGTGCTCGGCGTGAGCCGCGACGACCACGCGAGCCACGGCAAGTTCCGCGACAAATACCACCTGAACTTCCCCTTGCTCAGCGACGACGCGGGCACCGTGACCGAGGCGTACGGAGTGTGGAAGAAGAAGAAGCTGTACGGCCGCGAGTTCCTCGGAATTGAGCGCACGACCTTTCTGATCGACGAACAGGGCAAGGTCGCGAAGGTCTGGCCCAAGGTCAAGGTGGACGGGCACACGGACGAGGTCCTCGCCGCCTTGTAGCCGTGCGTAAGGTTCA
This genomic stretch from Thermoplasmata archaeon harbors:
- a CDS encoding ATPase domain-containing protein codes for the protein MAKSKKSTARSAPKPKPVPRPVPAFRPTYEHPRAQKPATPNQAAQAAQQGLLQLTFGRHAHGYGIVAAVAFALDAFLLVAMLLTPTFPMLPGGYADFTLLLIPAAAGAFTSVDAVRLKREPYRLQYASRHFVTSTLGMVLFFVVAAFILLKTWQIAPAWILPWLYPFAVLGVPLTIISMAMTWEGLGARKAGSIFLALVLPIAIFLLVLGNIRIAPTPGTTPSLAAVFPVVVFFAGALTTEFSGALLHIIASSTSVYQREILKADNTKVALLQQELQKKREALDYRERSIRGREAHTEALQQELDEQAAEIKAKTGDVTAREVSLEKSSKDLRELDRKTASARAEIEAKVEELRLREADVAASKQEAEKLKAEVSAREAAFSSREQEIKRKDIEITSQSRTMEQKAKAAEDREARVQEAEKSLDAKRTALLKQAKDLELKESELKLRSEQLQATHSASETSRIKELKDWESKILAKEKEVGSKEVELRSLENQLRERYESATRIDKQFQSQRKISEDRERELVAREKAISDHEADLKERSAEVERMASSIQEAQGDLQEKTKKYAELFKEAKLKEAAAGSDKDEIRQRSQSLEGREKKLAEMQSNLQAEIKRLNDENRKLLEKGKEMEEKESDLSLREMEMENRAKEARAAAATPGMRDMDREAQLEEWERRLREREEEFKRRMYQKDKEMEMRETALKAHLTAPTAEAEEAVSVEKKAEKVKTGTPRLDDLLYGGIPFNSNLLVVGPAFVGKEVAILNFIAEGLRKSIPAIIVTTAKLPIDIARDMAPILPTFVEYDQLGLVRWIDCTAPTANGKVAKEKNVWRVNGPTDFDSIFSIVSQLDEEFKGKYPYFRLAFMTLSSSITQADERDALNFFQRLVNRLRQTKVVSLFALERGMHTDQTIEALEHTVDGALH
- the bcp gene encoding thioredoxin-dependent thiol peroxidase, whose amino-acid sequence is MVDTVEVGDKAPDFKLLADDGRTVSLTDFRGKKVVLYFYPKDDTPGCTAEACSFRDNLARVTSKGAAVLGVSRDDHASHGKFRDKYHLNFPLLSDDAGTVTEAYGVWKKKKLYGREFLGIERTTFLIDEQGKVAKVWPKVKVDGHTDEVLAAL